Genomic window (Phragmites australis chromosome 5, lpPhrAust1.1, whole genome shotgun sequence):
tccactgccctaccaggcggcattccaggcaactcatccggaaagacatccggaaattcccacaccacaggaatggtctccataaccctggtggggacagcctttacggcgaacaggcaggacttgacatcctctagctttaactggacccgagtacctgacagaccattgagggtgacggtccgccgagcacagtccaacacagccttgttcttggagagccaattcattcccaaaataatatcaattcccttcgagttcatcactaacagattgacaaagaagggaactccgttgacaattaccgccgctttattcacacactggttgattaaaactttggcccctggggcgtctataaggtacggtgtgtgggtagcactgactctcaacccacttttccaaacataacccgaagatataaaggagtgagaggctcctgaatcaaacaaaaccactgcagaaaagatgtcagagttgaaactcatatccaacgtacccattaggacggtgtcaccctcctgaacctcgtcggcggtagtgtggcgagctcgaccatgcttgggaacgtgagtcgcctgcgaagactgcggtgctgactgagccggcggtggtcgcggggcactcaccgcggctcccggcctcggatacgggcactccctcgagaaatggccgacgcgaccgcagttgaagcacggaccgcctgagccaccggtcacgctcacttgggagccggctggtcgtgcagcctgcccctgtggagcggagaacgcaggacgtggtacaaaccacatcggtcgtgggtagccagccgacggcacctgagactgtggaggctgactctcagagCGGGCGCGTTGCGAGCTtccgcccacagaagacgaggaacccctcttccgcctcttctcctcttggtggctcttatacttgagctccaccgtgatcgacgtgctcaccaactcgttgaagtcggcgaacttatgcgcggacaaccggtcctgcatcttcgagttcaggccattcacgaagcggcgctgcctgcgcgcatccgtgtcgacctcctcggtagcgtattgtgcaaggtggttgaacacctgcacgtactccatcaccgcccgacctccttgcttgaggtcctcaaactcccgcctcttagcctccatgaggccactcggtatgtgaaacgagcggaaggcctcgcgaaactccgcccatgacacgcggtgatcggcggggtgcatggccagaaagccggaccaccacgcacccgccgggccctgaagctgatgggcggcgaagagcgccttctcgtgatcctcacagtgaagaagggcgagcttctgctcaatcgtccggagccagtgatcagcatcgagaggatcctcagctcctgagaagaccggcggctgagtccgcaaaaagtccgagaagtcgtctcggcgcacggccccacctcctccatgaggagccgcgttgcgcacgagagcctccaggagcgcttggttcgtctggaggagagcgtgattcgcttggcggttctgctcgatttgcatgagcacatccgccatggtcggcggtggaggagggttgttctgaccggaaccctccagaacctccccaccacgccgagtgacaaccattctgaaatgtaaaactaaaaggggaaacgtcaaattccgactcagcacaatgcattcgccggatatattgttagaatcccgtaatacatgtacaaacatgaatgcatgcatgaatgccatgaaatgatgcatgctcgaacctagctaccgcttctttctcaaaataagaaccgcacctgcaagcatcaaaatcacaggcagtttataacatccagaacgtacccttcgcgctagaaagagtaagagcgcgaacggcccttgtaccacatgccgtacaagcgacaatccatacgtcgacaacgacgtattcacttcccgtagaccctacgggacatctcgtgtaaacgccacacgagtagacaaccatgtctcccatcgcatggtggatgttcatacgctattgctagcgtattcacttcccgtacggatcaccgtacggaacatgccgggcccctgcctcgcatccggctgagccctcggtgattaaccgccaccgagcgtcgtaccttaccttccgacgatgcaaagccgaagatgcaatgctcaacatgaatcaatgcagggtcgaaagcaaaacaatgtggtataagacatataaacgtcactcataatacgcattttaacttaggggcataaacgatagcagtttaatacatattagacatgaagaggcataaacataaatcatGGGTtatttaggtgaagttgtccacttactaaacaacgcactaattatgtttaggctactaaattaaaccaggctctgataccaagctgtgaggaaccgtccaaatagtattctaattaatcatcaggaggatcattattcataatcacaacctcaacgattaaccagaataccattccggtagtcccggcacgtgttttgtgcctaggatcggaacacatgccttccaactcaaatatcacaacacagtttaatagagagcaaataattaaactggattaccattattaaacatgcaactgcttccacaatttacaacaaaagaggaacaacaacaactatgcagcggaagaaaaacctatacaacaaaagagtatggagccgtatgcccttaggctccataccaaaagcgccggagttcggagtagaaggtgctactcctgcccgccaccctgatcggcaggcacaaagtagccgaacaccgcctcttcctcgccaacctgcggacctgaaaacaacttaagggcagcaccccttagtacgaaggtactagcaagacttacacagtatgagtatatatattctcgactccaaggatcatgcatttaaagctgtagcaaggattaagacatgtttaagttcattaagcggtaagcaacctagactctaagtgcaagcaactgacttaaccaaccaccgactcaaaccctgccaaccaactgatcagaacagatatatgaacaacaagtgtataaaagcaaacccttcccaccaaaccaccaaccacacaccgaccaaaccaccccaaaccaaccatgccacaacccacatcgaaactctacgaccaaaacatggtcgctcggtggagataagcgatagcgatgctcatgaccgagagcgcggcagttcgaactgattatacaccctgcaggggatactcctggacccacacgacacagggaccatacggcttgtgccacccgctaagatgcgcacaagggggtacccgtgacaacctttcccaaccaggcccaaccatgtggatcaaccatagctcggcacggcggtattagaactactccccgagcaaactaataccgctaaaagcccggactcaaaccggactcacaccgtctatgacgaggcccacatgaccacgtctgcgaaggtaatcggctcgcctaccattatatcagcatgtggtgagtaaggtatgtgctaaagccgactacaccgacgatcggtgcttaaccggtgcaagcgatctacggtgtccgggttccctccccgaactgcctgaggactcctcgtgagcagatgacacccctaacaccgcccacacctcgtctcaactcaccactcaccaaaccgactcatcatcaacgcaaccacaaatgtgaacaggtaataagtcctaggctcgcgacaacggtggacgccatcgtcgacttctaccggaaagcctaagtaccactaagcatagcaaactaaaattagaccgcgacgacaccactaggctcctaggaacaacacatgacacgtgaccgaaatgggataatgcatcggcataggttctacccaactcggtacccgacacatgcaatgtatacataagcgtagataacatattaaattttcaagtagacacggtgcaatatgaacgatgcttgccttgctgccctggatcagaaaggtgggacgcctcacgatcgcccacggcctccgggatcgacggatcggcgttcactacagaaagcaacgcgtgcaatgtaatgagcatgtatgaaatgcgaccatgtaagaaaaatatgctccacaatacatgacaacattataccaagatcgtactgtccaaaccagaatttttcaagtggtctcaaaaagtttggagtccctacgaattaactacgaattttacaagctatcagctatcgggaacgcctgataaaccgtgctcggggtgccgggatgaacagtaatcGCGGGTACCCGGGATAAATAGTACCGGGGGGCGctcgaggtgaacagtacccgggggtgctcgggagtgctcggggcgactgtgctcgtgctcgggtgaacagtaccagggtgctcgggtgaacagtactcgcgctacagtaaaatcagcctcgcgcagctccagaacagcagccattacgaagggaaaaactgggctaaactaacctgggagtctctctaaatcaaaagtaaaaatgcctagaagggtgtacagggtctagactttgctcaaccgcctagcaacatgattcctaactcaaatccacataaatcctcatttgttctcagactgcagaactttaagaactttgcaaccctagttccagattcaagatctatccaaccaaaaatgagtaTACTtaccatgggagcctagcagactcacccaaggtcctttgctgaggttggtgaccgccagttgaaggaggaaacgacggaaaatggcttggagaagagaggaaaaaatgctgcttccttgcttctcccaaagaacaccaaacaagttcagaaccagctcgaattctttcggggaaactgaaaatgaattggatggacgagtagtccttgagctggtggtcacgtgagtaccacatacgtaccttgatcttgctcccagaggtagggatccaaaaagggaaaaagggagcctaagagagagagtgagagacagccaactccaacttgcttcctcaaaaagccttatctggtggagtgggtgagtagtacgtatgggcaagctttttagggggagagagagtgttgttgcccacctatagagagatattttccacccaagtgggccccattcacctagaggaaagtccagacttgcttctagctcttttatttctcttagtttttccttctcccacctcattgattcaaagtgaggtgctccagtgacccaaactggaacatgaagctgaaattgcatgtttttaggattaaaacacacaattacggattttaggacgtgacagaAGCTAAAGACCGTTGATTGGCGATAGAGCATTCCAGATCGTGTTGCCCCTAGTCGATTGCATGTGGTGTGCCCAAAAGATCCATAGGAGTCCTCTTCTGTTCTTCTACCGCTGTCTTGTagactctggtatttattttaataaattattttattcaatATAGAACAGTATATCACTTATAATATCatcgcatgtatgatgaaactgatcctagTATATATGTGGAATACACCTGgttattctttaaaaaaatcaggtgtgagagccgccgcccgcgccaccTGTCCGATGCCCCAAAGCCGCATGTCGCCTCCCCCGGCTACCCACCACCGCCGGAATAACCGTCTTCATCCCCGCAACTCATCCCACCCTCGTCGCTGCCGTTTCCCCACCGAAATTGAGCCGGAGCAGCGCCTCAACCACCCGCCGCTTCCCGCTTCCAAGCTCGGAGCCATGTCCCTCTTCCACCGCCATCCGTCTGGCGCCTGAAAGACCGTCGTAGCCCTCCAGGAGAGCCCCGCCCCTGCGACAAGATCCTCGAGCTCCATCCCGTCCTCGCCTTGTGCAACTCGTAGCGAGCTTGGCCGGCGCGAATTGTCGCGAGGCCGGCACGAGCTCCCACACCCCAGACACACCCTCCGCCGCCCTCGCTGTCGGCCCTGGCTGGAGTTGAGGTGGACACCCGCAAGGTGTTTGTCCAAATTCCcgtaaggttttttttttgcaattgcTATGATCAATGACAATTGGAAATTTTGATGTGCGATGTAGTTGAATAGAATTGCGAATGGATTTTATGCAAATGAGTTCActtgtgcaatattttttttacaactcatcgtcagatgatgatgatgacttcaaGATGGCGGCTGCTTTGCTTGCTAACATTGAGTCCTACAAGCGTCCAAAACATGGTGGTTCTGTTTCTAGACATGTCAGGATTCGTCAAGGCATGTTTGGGCACAACACATGAACAACTTCGAGATGATCTTGTGGAGCATATGTGGCAACTCCATGGCCAATATTTTGTTCATGTTTCTTCATGTTTTATTCGGTTTATTTGGACCATATGTTATGTTTGAAATTGAAATTGAATTTCAAAAATTATGGATTTGAAGTGTTGTTGAATTGTATGCGGTAGAaacataaaattttaaattattgtgaTGTGAAAATGAAGTTAATATAGAGTATATATGCACAATAGAAAGAGAgatagaagaaaaagaaatacatGGTGAGCATATAGGTAAGCTGCTGAAGCAGGAGGCGCATAAAAAGAGCCCACACTATATGGATTTATAGGGAAAGTATTATACGTAAGctgctggagatgctctaaATTTATATATGCATCGTGCACGGTGCCATCTAATACCGATATATGATTGATTGTCTATCAATTACTCTGAAGGTAACACAAAAAAGttagtagagagagagagagagtatataATAGTACTCTAGACCAGGAAGGTAATCAACTTGCATGAATAAACATTTCATAGACATGAATGTAAAGCATAAATCATGCAagaaatgcatataaacttgagacTCTTCATGGAATGAGACCCTCACATGTAGGCAACTGACGGCCAAAGGCTCCGCAAGTGTCTAGGTAAGTGCCAATAGCTTATTTCAATAATAAAAGTATCTTATCCACAAGGAGCAGAATGTTTCCATGAATGCACTAATCTATGTTTTTTGTGTTTTCCAGTAATTGAGGAATAAATTACGATTGGACGAGATATGGTGATTGAGTAATAAAGGAACTATGCTGAAATTAAATAAAGCAACAAGTAAATAAAAGCAACGGGAGTTAACTATGATATTAAATATGCTAAAATAAATAACCAAGAGCAAATATATGAAAAGACGTTCTTGAGATTTTAGTTCACCCTTCTGCAAGGCATACGAATTAGATGATACCACTATAGTATCAATACTATCATGCCTAACCACTCCGGAATCCACCAACACTTGGTGGGTCTTTGGCATCAAAGAAAACCTGCAGGTGGAagattgataaaaaaaaatagttgtacgagtttttttttcacaaaccTAGGTGGATTTTGCAATTTTAccttaaaagaaagaaaaaactcgATTGACCTAGAAAAAAGTGATattataaataagaagaaatatacaCTCAATTTTGCATCCAAGGACACAAAGCTGGATGATCTAATTGTAGATCCACACCCACAGCCAATTGAGCTAGGCTCAATTAACAGAATTACAAGAAGGCCAAATTGACTTGATATTTTTGCACCAATAAATAGATATTATTATTTATGCATGATAAAACCTCACTTCATATTGTTTGTTTTTTACTGAATCAGGAGGGGAGTCCCCTACTGCACTATCTTATAAAAACCAAAGAGAGTATTTACAACACTACATACTATTGATCCATTAACATGCAAGCAGCTTGACATGCCGCAATTTTATTATACATCAAATTGACTATATTGCTGGCAAAATTGTACTGTATATGTTTGGCTCATATCGCACGCATAATATTATTGGGGGGGAGGAGGGGGTGTATATGTAGGATAACAGGAACAGCTGTGTTATGTCCACTCAGTACTTCTGGATTATCCTGGACAGGGATGAGTATGTCCCCACGCACGCGCAGCAAACGCCGACCACGATGATGAATGAGCAAGCTGCTATCTGTGAATCAAACAGATCCGATTAATCGCAAGCATGATTCTCTAAACCATACTGAAATAGGAGTACTACACAGTTCTAATTGAACCCTGTTTCGATGCAATCATATCCATATCTTTGTCTTAACCTTATGCTTATTTCACTTGGGATATCACTGAATAATTCCGCTAATATAATCGTGAAAGAATGCAATAATGCAAATATGTGCATATTTTCGTACCTGATACCAAGTCACTTTCCTCTTGAGGATTGCCAAAAAGCAAGTGCAAGGTAGAATATAGGTCTACATTGGAAAAGTATTTTAGTTGCACCGATTGATAACCAAGGAAGTATATAAGATCAGAAACGAACATGAAATCTTACCACAAGCATGGAGAGCAGAGAACCAACCAAGGCCATCACAAGTCCTGTGAAAGCTCAAAAACAGAGATTGATGGATGGTTTCATGATTGGATCTTATGCAACTATTAATATGTTCATGAACAGTAGATCCACGAAATGAACTTACCAAAAAAGGGTACAGATAGAGCGATGAGGAGGGTTGACACAACCAGGGCTGATCTAAGCATGATTATGTTCGAGTAATTCTGTTGATGTGGTGGTAGTAACTCTTCCAAACTCATAGCCAGTGGAATTATGGTTAGTGCATATGTGATTATTCGTTAAGGAGTAGCTAATTCAAAAGTTTGAGGACGTAAAAAAGCACTTTGGTATCCTAAAAAATAAAGAACCAGAGTGTATTTTGGAGCATCTTAAGTAAGATGTTTCAGAGATTAAGCCAATATCTGGTTCATCCTCAATCTAGCCAACTATAGCTGCATAAAAAATTGTACTAAAAATCTATTGTGCAAATGGCTACAAGAAAGCACTCCTCTGTTCCATTTTCAGACTAAACCACTTTCAAGAAAATAATTGGCACACCAAGGATATTTGGTTATTGGATTTGCCACCTGCAGTCAAAATCAAGGTGCGATTATTATCGACAAGATTGAGCATGACGGCAACAAAAGTAATTGTAGAAAAGAATTACTCAAATCAGACAAAAGATTCTAATAAGACCAGTTTCGGAAAGTCTTTATCATGACATAACTGTAGGTTGTACAAGACGAAAACTTGTGTTTTAATTCGAAACAGACAACAGCACACTTCCTTTGGCATGATATGATTATCCCACAGGGTTCAAGCCCTTTGacctaaaaaaaaggaaatttgaAATGGTTTAGGCAGCAGTAATTACCGTAGCCCAAACTGCAACCTTTGAAACCACTAAATTCTCCGGTAAGTTGAGTGTGAATTGAGACTCTGTGGCTTCACCAAACATTTTGTATCCCATCACCGCAGCACCGGCAAACAAAACGGTAGATAGCCCAATGCTGATGAGAAACATAAACCAAATCTGAGTGCTGCATATGCACAACATTATCGAATATGGGCTAATATGGCCATCCTGATTAAGATGATTACCAAGTAAAAAGAATTGAAGGGAACTGGTTGCGATTCTTCAGAGAAGAATAGATGTTCGGAAACACCCCATGCCCTGAGTAGCAATAACCATACAATCCAATCGCAATAGGAATTCCTGGGAAGTTCAGCGCAGTCCCTTTGTTCTCGAAGCCAACATTATCAACAACCCCAATCCAGAATAGGCAGATGACTACAAGGATTGATGCAATGACACCTCCAGCTACAGACACAACAACGTTGTGATAATCAATGCGTGGTACATGCATAGGGTACAAGATCTATCTCAACTACATGCAGAGCATACACACAACTGTGTGACATGCAATAGCGAGGCCAAACAAAGGCAAATGGATACCTGAAAGATAGCTCAGACAGCTGAGGTCACGGAGCCAAGTGGTCGGCATGACAATGATGGTAGTCAAGATTGCAAAAAATACATGAGAGTTCAGTGTCAAGCTCCCAATGGTCAGGTGTGCATTGGGGAATAATTTTGATAAATTGTCGCTCTCCAATATCAAGTACTCGATGCAACAGGCCTGCACTAACCAATGATACTGTTACTATTCAGACAGCAAGAAATACTAGTATGTTTCAGTAACTCTGGTTCTTGTGTATTCATTTATTGAAAGAATGAAAAGATTAAGGTGGGAAAATCCCACTATGCCCTACAAAAACTGCCCCAAATCTTGTCAGTTCTACATTGCATTGCCGTATAAGTGTTTAAGCGGTTGGTTATTTTGGTTCTTGTCTAACCCTAGCAATTTCAACTTAAATATCAAGTATCACGACATAAGAACTATCATGCATACAAGCGTATATTTGCATCAGAGTTGAGCGTTTTCTGAAGgggtttctctttctttttgtttgaaagCTAGCGTTATAGTTGTCACCCGCTCCTATTCCACGTGAGGGGGAGTGTTGAAGTATAAGCGAACTCTTCCTCATGTGGACACTTCCTCAGGCCTCATCCGTGAAATAGGAGCAGACGACAAT
Coding sequences:
- the LOC133918160 gene encoding amino acid transporter AVT1C-like, which codes for MRTSVSERSFIIESDDDDHHPQSQSASVNPARRRGRDDQEQEEDEDDHHHDSGSDSDSDSDSSSCATPRRGPSSSSYTQQWPQSYRQSIDIFSSVQSPNLSFLGTPTLSRLSNSFLTNSFRGKPPEIISILAKPLLRPTTSDEQQQQQHEDTRKSSRYLLPSRKPSLQQIPEDKKPLVVGHEVSPYKKCSYIQGVVNGINVLCGVGILSTPYAIKQGGWLGLVILYLFALLAWYTGVLLRCCLDSKEGLETYPDIGHAAFGTAGRIAISIILYVELYACCIEYLILESDNLSKLFPNAHLTIGSLTLNSHVFFAILTTIIVMPTTWLRDLSCLSYLSAGGVIASILVVICLFWIGVVDNVGFENKGTALNFPGIPIAIGLYGYCYSGHGVFPNIYSSLKNRNQFPSILFTCIGLSTVLFAGAAVMGYKMFGEATESQFTLNLPENLVVSKVAVWATVANPITKYALTIIPLAMSLEELLPPHQQNYSNIIMLRSALVVSTLLIALSVPFFGLVMALVGSLLSMLVTYILPCTCFLAILKRKVTWYQIAACSFIIVVGVCCACVGTYSSLSRIIQKY